In Paenibacillus sp. G2S3, a single window of DNA contains:
- a CDS encoding BMP family ABC transporter substrate-binding protein: protein MKKKVLSLLLLVVMVMVTACGNNTSSNGSSANAGSNAVEGGETGSGDKLKVVLLIPGTLGDKSFFDSANSGLQKVKDELGAETKVVEMGVDKTKWEPTFNDIAAENWDVIISGGSEITEMFNATAELYPDKNSLTMIPI from the coding sequence ATGAAAAAGAAAGTTCTTTCTTTGTTGTTACTAGTAGTAATGGTAATGGTCACAGCCTGTGGAAATAATACGTCGAGTAATGGATCTTCCGCGAATGCAGGATCTAATGCAGTCGAAGGTGGAGAAACAGGTTCAGGGGATAAACTCAAAGTTGTACTTCTGATTCCAGGAACACTTGGAGATAAATCATTCTTTGACTCTGCAAATAGCGGTTTGCAAAAGGTTAAGGATGAACTGGGTGCAGAAACAAAGGTTGTAGAAATGGGTGTCGATAAAACGAAATGGGAGCCTACGTTTAACGATATCGCCGCTGAGAACTGGGATGTTATTATTTCTGGCGGATCGGAAATTACAGAGATGTTTAATGCAACGGCTGAATTATATCCAGACAAAAATTCATTAACTATGATACCGATATAG
- a CDS encoding nucleoside hydrolase: MRTPIIIDCDPGHDDAIAILLAIANSEKLDLRGITTVGGNQILDKITENALKVISFVNADIPVAKGAAGPLFGKLVTGEEAHGESGMDGPLLPPSKFRPVEEGAVEFMLNIIRSSEEKITLVPMAPLTNIALLITAYPEIKERIEKISLMGGGISYGNVTSTAEFNIYVDPEAARIVFESGIPITMSGLDVTDKAAIFEDEIVALKERGPVSTMVGELLDFYSIYGKKMGYVGSALHDPCAVAWLLHPELFESEHLYVTVETEGKLTRGMTVADKRKKTDRPANVEVLVGVDREAFMKLIFDSLEKLDQELFAAEGN, from the coding sequence ATGCGAACACCTATTATTATTGACTGCGACCCAGGGCATGATGACGCAATCGCTATCCTGCTTGCAATAGCAAATTCGGAGAAGCTGGATCTGCGCGGGATTACAACGGTTGGTGGAAACCAGATCCTCGATAAAATCACAGAAAACGCACTTAAAGTGATCAGCTTTGTGAATGCTGATATTCCTGTAGCCAAAGGGGCTGCGGGTCCGCTGTTCGGCAAGCTTGTTACAGGGGAAGAGGCACATGGTGAATCTGGCATGGACGGTCCGCTATTGCCACCAAGTAAATTCCGGCCTGTAGAAGAAGGCGCTGTAGAATTTATGCTAAATATTATCCGTTCTTCGGAGGAGAAGATTACGCTCGTACCGATGGCTCCTTTAACAAATATCGCCCTGCTAATCACTGCTTATCCAGAGATTAAGGAAAGAATTGAAAAGATTTCACTGATGGGCGGAGGAATTTCTTATGGAAATGTAACCTCTACTGCGGAGTTTAACATCTATGTAGATCCAGAAGCCGCTCGTATCGTGTTTGAATCGGGTATTCCGATCACGATGAGTGGTCTGGATGTGACCGATAAGGCAGCGATTTTCGAAGATGAGATCGTAGCATTGAAAGAGCGTGGGCCAGTGTCCACTATGGTCGGAGAGCTGCTAGATTTCTATTCGATTTACGGAAAGAAAATGGGCTATGTCGGTAGTGCACTGCATGATCCATGCGCAGTAGCTTGGCTCTTGCACCCAGAACTGTTTGAATCCGAGCATCTGTATGTAACGGTGGAGACAGAAGGCAAGCTAACACGTGGAATGACGGTTGCAGACAAAAGAAAGAAAACAGATCGTCCAGCAAATGTAGAAGTTCTGGTGGGAGTAGACCGGGAAGCATTTATGAAGTTGATTTTTGATTCACTGGAAAAGCTAGATCAAGAGCTGTTTGCGGCTGAAGGGAACTAA
- a CDS encoding ADP-ribosylglycohydrolase family protein encodes MAGWERLQETVQFELVQRGEEGCKIDGFAEKLAAAGADEIKLVQVYNELMELTIAEDFPYEEPSSLEEIRRLRPEGPRKLETDWSKAEWRDKFYGAWLGRSVGCALGKPLEYWDYLYGKDGRPGWENIELWFRGADAWPITGYTPGHSRAEAEYGLGLSDWTYASTSETIKFMESDDDIRYTVLGLMLLEQKGLNWDSWDIGKLWHKHLTYAQVCTAETQSYMNFAQETSHLHGEKPADWLARQERVRMHLNPYREWIGAAIRADGLAYGAAGHPELAAELGWRDASFSHVKNGIYGEMFNAAMISAAFAEKDNERILEIGLSEIPSTSRLASDVLRGIDIAQKAKSERELVSKIWDTFSHYDAVHTNNNAALVAASLVYGGNDFEKAVVTSVYGGMDTDCNGATVGSIMGAKLGASVLPASWVEPLHDTLYADLPGFHPIAISECAERSYQVFLKIRKELDGKS; translated from the coding sequence ATGGCAGGATGGGAGAGACTTCAGGAGACGGTTCAGTTTGAATTGGTTCAGCGTGGAGAAGAAGGCTGCAAGATTGACGGCTTCGCGGAAAAACTAGCCGCTGCAGGTGCCGATGAGATCAAGCTGGTGCAAGTATACAACGAGTTGATGGAACTCACGATTGCCGAGGACTTTCCTTATGAAGAGCCATCTTCACTGGAGGAGATTCGTCGTCTTCGTCCAGAAGGTCCACGCAAGCTTGAGACTGACTGGAGCAAAGCAGAATGGAGAGATAAGTTCTACGGAGCTTGGCTAGGTAGAAGTGTCGGTTGCGCACTTGGAAAACCACTGGAGTATTGGGACTACCTCTACGGTAAAGATGGACGTCCGGGCTGGGAGAATATTGAGCTGTGGTTCCGTGGTGCCGATGCATGGCCCATTACTGGCTATACGCCTGGGCATTCGCGGGCAGAGGCAGAATATGGCCTTGGCTTAAGTGATTGGACGTATGCGAGTACCAGCGAGACTATAAAGTTTATGGAGAGCGATGATGATATTCGTTACACGGTTCTAGGCCTTATGTTGCTGGAGCAAAAGGGGCTGAACTGGGATTCTTGGGATATCGGGAAGCTCTGGCATAAACATCTGACATACGCTCAGGTATGTACGGCGGAAACACAGTCATATATGAATTTTGCACAGGAAACGTCTCATCTGCATGGTGAGAAGCCTGCGGATTGGCTGGCGCGGCAGGAAAGAGTGCGGATGCACTTAAATCCATACCGGGAGTGGATTGGTGCAGCTATACGCGCAGATGGACTGGCTTATGGTGCAGCAGGTCATCCTGAGCTTGCGGCGGAGTTAGGCTGGCGCGATGCTTCTTTTTCACATGTGAAGAACGGGATCTATGGCGAGATGTTTAATGCGGCGATGATTTCGGCAGCTTTTGCTGAAAAGGATAACGAGCGTATTCTTGAGATTGGTCTTAGTGAGATCCCTAGTACTAGTCGTCTGGCAAGTGACGTTCTACGAGGTATAGATATTGCGCAGAAGGCCAAAAGTGAGCGGGAGTTGGTAAGTAAGATTTGGGATACATTCAGCCACTATGATGCGGTGCACACCAATAATAATGCTGCTCTTGTAGCTGCTTCGCTGGTCTATGGCGGGAATGATTTTGAAAAAGCGGTCGTTACTTCCGTATACGGAGGAATGGACACAGACTGTAACGGTGCTACTGTCGGCTCTATCATGGGAGCGAAGCTTGGAGCAAGTGTGCTGCCGGCTTCGTGGGTTGAACCACTCCATGATACGCTATATGCGGATCTGCCTGGGTTCCATCCGATAGCGATTTCGGAATGCGCCGAGCGCAGCTATCAGGTGTTCTTGAAGATTCGCAAGGAGCTTGACGGAAAGTCTTAG
- a CDS encoding AraC family transcriptional regulator, which yields MDRVLYIVNAAHEVNTYIPPHQHECYELVYYLNGSGTTNVGSRSYHFRSSSFALIPPNHKHDENHREDATILFVGFHSNHPNMENLQGVYEDDKDHTVLQILLRMKAEFTRKQDGFSELLNLQMSEITVHLIRLLSASGFQSPTEDRVQYVLNYMNEHYRHKLSVATLSEMSGYSYDRFRHLFKERFGSSPLRYLLLKRLDYAKSLLQHTQMHISEVSAAAGFVNDAQFCNMFKREVGLTPRAFRLSSQ from the coding sequence ATGGATCGTGTTCTATATATTGTAAATGCAGCACATGAGGTTAATACCTATATTCCACCGCATCAGCATGAATGCTATGAACTGGTCTATTACTTAAATGGATCGGGCACTACTAATGTGGGGTCGCGAAGTTATCATTTTCGTTCTTCTTCATTCGCGCTAATACCACCCAATCATAAACATGACGAGAACCATCGCGAGGATGCTACTATACTATTTGTAGGCTTCCATTCAAATCACCCAAATATGGAGAATTTGCAAGGCGTCTATGAAGATGATAAAGACCATACTGTTCTACAAATCTTGCTTCGGATGAAAGCAGAATTTACACGCAAGCAAGATGGATTCTCCGAACTATTGAATCTGCAAATGAGCGAAATCACTGTTCATCTGATACGGCTTCTTAGCGCCTCTGGTTTTCAGTCTCCAACGGAAGACAGAGTACAATATGTTCTAAACTATATGAATGAGCATTACCGCCATAAGCTATCAGTCGCAACACTCTCTGAGATGTCTGGATACAGCTATGATCGTTTCCGCCATTTATTTAAAGAGCGATTCGGTTCTTCACCTCTGCGCTATCTACTATTGAAACGTCTGGATTATGCAAAATCTCTCTTGCAGCATACCCAAATGCATATCTCTGAAGTATCCGCTGCCGCTGGGTTTGTGAATGACGCCCAATTCTGCAATATGTTTAAACGTGAAGTTGGTCTCACGCCGCGGGCATTCCGATTAAGCAGTCAATAA
- a CDS encoding BMP family ABC transporter substrate-binding protein yields the protein MSYATNEVSFLAGAVAALATQSDMPNANPENVIGFVGGMDIPGINAFLVGYIQGAQYVDPEVKVAFSYAGDFVNPAKGKELSLIQYNSGVDVIFNVAGGTGLGIFDAAKEKKKYAIGVDSDQAMLLNETDSEKANLIVTSSIKKIDSAILGAVKKLQEGTLEMGKRDVLSFVDDGVGIAENEIYKNVFPADLQAKVEEVKQKLINKEITVDNAMGMETSEVEAIRNAVKP from the coding sequence ATGTCTTATGCAACAAATGAAGTATCTTTTCTGGCAGGTGCTGTAGCAGCGCTAGCAACACAATCAGATATGCCTAATGCTAATCCTGAGAATGTGATCGGTTTTGTAGGCGGTATGGACATTCCAGGGATTAATGCTTTCTTGGTTGGTTACATTCAGGGTGCTCAATATGTTGATCCTGAAGTGAAGGTCGCTTTTTCTTATGCTGGTGATTTCGTTAACCCGGCTAAAGGCAAGGAGCTTTCGCTGATTCAATATAACTCCGGTGTGGATGTTATTTTTAACGTTGCTGGGGGTACAGGTCTTGGGATCTTTGATGCAGCTAAGGAGAAGAAGAAATATGCTATCGGCGTAGACTCCGATCAGGCAATGTTGCTTAACGAGACAGATAGCGAAAAAGCAAACTTGATCGTTACTTCTTCTATTAAAAAGATTGATAGTGCTATTCTGGGTGCCGTGAAGAAATTACAAGAGGGCACGCTTGAAATGGGCAAACGTGATGTGTTGAGCTTTGTAGATGATGGCGTGGGCATTGCAGAGAATGAGATCTATAAAAATGTCTTCCCGGCCGATCTTCAGGCTAAAGTTGAAGAAGTGAAGCAGAAGCTGATCAATAAAGAAATTACAGTAGATAACGCGATGGGAATGGAAACCTCAGAAGTAGAAGCCATTCGTAACGCAGTTAAGCCTTAA
- a CDS encoding ABC transporter permease — translation MFASGGTVFILYLLSGDKGSSTSLASKVLPSVEIPLLKDIPVLGPILSGHHILTYVSIIAVFVVYYLLNRTPLGLRIRSVGENPHAAQSVGVSVVKIQYMALLLSGFFAGLGGAYMSMGYLSLFTRDMIAGRGWIAIAAESMGRSTTVGTALTSLLFGTADALSNALQVLKIPAELIGTLPYVATVIGLVIYAVSETRKKNKKLKSPLVK, via the coding sequence ATGTTCGCTTCGGGAGGAACCGTGTTTATTCTTTATCTACTAAGTGGAGACAAGGGATCTTCTACTTCTCTGGCGAGTAAAGTGCTACCTAGTGTAGAGATTCCTTTGCTGAAGGATATTCCCGTGCTAGGGCCTATTTTATCGGGGCATCACATTTTGACGTATGTATCTATCATTGCTGTGTTTGTTGTCTACTATCTCTTAAACCGTACACCGCTTGGCCTGCGCATTCGTTCAGTGGGTGAAAATCCACATGCGGCTCAATCTGTGGGTGTAAGTGTTGTGAAAATACAGTATATGGCTTTGCTGCTTAGTGGATTTTTCGCTGGTTTGGGTGGGGCTTATATGTCGATGGGTTACCTGTCACTGTTCACTCGCGATATGATCGCAGGTCGGGGCTGGATTGCGATTGCCGCAGAGTCTATGGGTAGAAGTACGACAGTGGGTACGGCGCTGACCTCTCTATTATTTGGTACGGCAGACGCCTTGTCGAATGCGCTACAAGTCCTGAAGATTCCAGCAGAACTGATCGGGACGCTTCCTTATGTAGCAACGGTAATTGGACTAGTGATCTATGCCGTATCTGAGACACGGAAGAAGAACAAAAAGCTTAAGAGCCCACTAGTGAAATAG
- a CDS encoding DUF2614 family zinc ribbon-containing protein, giving the protein MKFKTAKINAFRTWGLLLTMLGMGLMVLGTAGIVFWGSTGKVFAGIGLVIGLISMMASLAIYFWAGMLSTSAVQLECPECHKLTKMLGKTDRCMFCHTILTMDPAEATITADQLEHQQLNH; this is encoded by the coding sequence ATGAAGTTTAAAACGGCCAAGATCAACGCTTTTCGCACATGGGGATTACTGCTCACAATGCTCGGAATGGGACTTATGGTTTTGGGTACAGCAGGCATCGTATTCTGGGGATCGACTGGGAAAGTCTTCGCAGGAATCGGACTTGTAATCGGTTTAATTTCCATGATGGCAAGTCTTGCAATCTATTTCTGGGCTGGCATGCTGTCAACAAGTGCAGTTCAACTAGAGTGCCCAGAGTGTCACAAGCTGACCAAGATGCTCGGCAAAACAGACCGCTGTATGTTCTGCCATACCATTCTTACTATGGATCCAGCTGAGGCCACTATTACTGCAGATCAGCTTGAGCATCAGCAACTAAACCACTAA
- a CDS encoding ABC transporter permease encodes MFKVKYFEYIRTSAVIVIALAIAFLIISLVSNQPVKTIGIFLFEPLSSKGHIGNVIEMAIPLMFTGLAVSLLFRANMFNLGAEGIFYFSGVVTSVLAIHLTLDGWLHPIVAIAAGSIVGALLSAIPGILKAKWNANELVTSLMFNNILFGVGLYLLNYHLRDAKAFANVSYKFEKTALLSKMVPGTRIHTGLIIVIVLIIAAHLFLYKTKWGYELRMTGINRNFARYSGMKTAKVVILVHLIAGFIAGMGGSVEVLGMYNRFQWTSLPGYGLDGALVAMLAKNNPLSVIGAALFLAYIRIGADMMARLSDVPSEMISIIQAIIILLISAEQFLKFWKNRMLLKEAKEA; translated from the coding sequence ATGTTTAAAGTAAAATATTTTGAATACATTCGAACATCGGCAGTAATCGTAATTGCACTCGCTATTGCTTTTCTGATCATCTCATTGGTCAGCAATCAGCCGGTGAAGACGATTGGGATATTCCTATTTGAGCCGCTATCCAGTAAAGGTCATATCGGTAATGTGATTGAGATGGCCATTCCGCTCATGTTCACTGGGCTAGCAGTTTCCTTGTTGTTCCGAGCAAATATGTTCAACTTAGGAGCTGAAGGGATTTTTTATTTCTCCGGTGTTGTAACTTCCGTGTTGGCTATTCATTTAACGCTGGACGGGTGGCTTCATCCGATCGTAGCTATTGCTGCGGGTTCTATTGTAGGGGCGTTGCTCTCGGCAATACCCGGGATCCTCAAAGCCAAATGGAATGCTAATGAGCTGGTTACATCCTTGATGTTCAATAATATTTTGTTTGGAGTAGGTTTATATCTACTGAACTATCATTTACGTGATGCAAAAGCTTTCGCCAATGTATCCTACAAATTCGAGAAAACGGCACTGCTGAGTAAGATGGTACCTGGCACCCGCATTCATACCGGACTTATTATCGTTATCGTACTTATTATTGCAGCGCATCTATTCCTATACAAGACTAAATGGGGATACGAGCTGCGCATGACAGGTATCAACCGGAACTTTGCACGTTATTCAGGCATGAAGACAGCGAAGGTTGTTATACTGGTTCACTTGATTGCTGGTTTTATCGCGGGGATGGGCGGTTCTGTAGAAGTACTAGGGATGTATAACCGATTCCAATGGACTTCGTTACCTGGTTATGGCTTAGATGGTGCCCTTGTAGCGATGTTAGCCAAAAATAATCCGCTATCCGTAATCGGTGCTGCATTGTTCCTTGCGTATATCCGGATCGGAGCCGATATGATGGCACGTTTATCTGATGTACCTTCAGAGATGATTTCTATCATACAGGCGATTATCATTCTTCTAATTTCGGCTGAGCAATTCCTGAAGTTCTGGAAAAATCGGATGCTCTTGAAGGAGGCGAAGGAAGCGTGA
- a CDS encoding ATP-binding cassette domain-containing protein: MIGIAGVEGNGQTQLIEALTGSLRGVSSQGSVLVKGKDIRESDILDIRKLGVSYIPEDRMHQGIASDASIADNLLSTQYRTKAMNKGPFLNGSRIAKLAVSLVEEFKVRCSGPSQPIGMLSGGNMQKVVVARECSTEPQLLIAEQPTRGVDIGAAQFIHQKLLELRSDDCAILLVSADLNEILEISDSLLVMYEGKIVAFFEEPSKVSEEELGLYMLGIHRQDEEQIRRAVNHV, from the coding sequence ATTATCGGGATTGCTGGCGTAGAAGGGAATGGGCAGACACAGCTCATTGAGGCTCTTACGGGGAGTTTAAGAGGAGTTTCAAGTCAGGGCTCTGTGCTAGTGAAGGGAAAGGATATTCGTGAATCGGATATTTTGGATATTCGTAAGCTAGGCGTTTCCTATATCCCAGAGGATCGGATGCATCAAGGGATAGCCAGTGATGCGAGCATAGCGGATAATCTGCTGTCCACTCAGTATCGTACAAAAGCTATGAATAAAGGACCCTTTTTAAATGGATCACGAATTGCCAAGCTTGCAGTATCACTTGTAGAAGAATTTAAAGTCCGCTGTTCGGGACCTTCTCAGCCAATAGGTATGTTATCAGGTGGTAACATGCAGAAGGTTGTCGTAGCTAGAGAGTGTTCTACAGAACCGCAACTGCTTATTGCAGAGCAGCCGACACGGGGCGTGGATATAGGCGCGGCGCAGTTCATACATCAAAAGCTGTTAGAGCTACGCTCAGACGATTGCGCTATTTTGCTAGTGTCAGCAGACTTAAATGAGATCTTAGAGATCAGCGATAGTCTACTAGTGATGTATGAAGGAAAGATTGTTGCCTTTTTCGAGGAGCCTTCCAAGGTTAGTGAAGAAGAATTAGGGCTTTATATGCTAGGGATTCATCGACAGGACGAGGAGCAAATCAGGAGGGCCGTAAATCATGTTTAA
- a CDS encoding nucleotidyltransferase-like protein translates to MELSNVTLLSGETFEENVLGAVALRQKGNTPFQSALLQDFDMVVLVLHEEQDLEHIVRHTIAGDTRTQSVHIGLSALERAVMAGDNNELLTSLMIGEVIWDPKGILGDMRREILQFEGPLKERVEFMEFARFLHLYVKSKRYIEAGCIMDAYNCVLMALYHWARIEVSEAGTFPEPAVWEQVKSMNTSVHKLYEELTISTETLEQRVELVLLACEFGIMSKMTDCCALLFNILSSRKEAWSIKELLQHSGLCQLEAELPLVLRKLVSRSLIREITLWGEGYGGEGHAIRYTL, encoded by the coding sequence ATGGAATTGTCCAATGTAACTTTGTTGAGTGGAGAAACGTTTGAAGAGAATGTTTTGGGAGCTGTCGCTTTACGGCAGAAAGGGAATACTCCATTTCAAAGCGCGCTACTTCAGGATTTTGATATGGTTGTGTTAGTTTTGCATGAGGAACAGGATTTAGAACATATTGTTCGCCACACCATTGCCGGTGACACACGGACCCAGTCAGTCCATATTGGCCTTTCCGCTTTGGAGCGGGCTGTCATGGCGGGAGATAATAACGAGCTCCTTACTAGTTTGATGATTGGGGAAGTGATCTGGGATCCCAAAGGAATACTAGGGGATATGCGCCGGGAGATTTTGCAGTTTGAAGGGCCACTTAAGGAACGAGTGGAGTTTATGGAGTTTGCGCGATTCTTGCATTTGTATGTGAAATCTAAGCGGTATATAGAAGCTGGCTGTATTATGGATGCTTATAACTGTGTATTGATGGCTCTATATCATTGGGCAAGAATAGAAGTCAGTGAAGCGGGCACCTTTCCAGAGCCAGCTGTTTGGGAGCAGGTTAAAAGTATGAACACTTCGGTCCATAAACTATATGAAGAACTAACAATCAGCACGGAGACCTTAGAGCAAAGAGTTGAGCTTGTTCTTCTAGCCTGTGAATTTGGAATTATGTCCAAAATGACCGATTGTTGTGCTTTGCTCTTTAATATTTTGAGTAGCCGTAAAGAAGCGTGGAGTATAAAAGAATTACTTCAGCATTCTGGCCTATGCCAATTAGAGGCTGAGTTACCCCTGGTATTACGAAAGCTTGTTTCTCGTTCGTTAATTCGTGAGATTACTTTATGGGGCGAGGGATACGGGGGAGAGGGTCATGCGATCCGATATACCTTATAG